A segment of the Toxotes jaculatrix isolate fToxJac2 chromosome 2, fToxJac2.pri, whole genome shotgun sequence genome:
AACCAACACTctcctgcagtgtgtgcagtgtgtgtgtgtgtgtgtgtgtgagacagtgagtgatcagactgatctcagagttCACTCTAAACtccatttctttctgttgtttcccTCCACATCCTCtcattcttcctcttccctctgtaGATGGATGAAGTGGAGTCTCTGAGCCTCAGAACAAACCCAAATCAGcctgaaacattaaaaacacacacacacacacgtcttcatctcagtttgttttgtgttcagtctgaacaaatgttcttatttttgaaaactaacaaaaaaaaaaagaacaattaaattatttacttgtaaaaacagaaatatgaagaaACTCACCACAAACATGTACAAATGTCTCCAAATAAATCTGATGGCTGATCTCCTCCTGTGTGACTGCACAGCGATAGAAGTCGGTCTTGCTCACAGTACTTTGGAGGATAATGTTgtattttcctcctctttcagaGACCAGTGCTTCTTCAGCAGGAAGGATGTTTCCAGCTCCGTCCTTCCACTGTACAGAAGGTCTGGGAAAAGCACCAAGAACCGCACACTGCAGCAGTGCCCCATTCTTTGTTTCACCAAGTATCCTGATGATTGGCATTGGAGCTGAAACTGTGAACATCAACAATATCTTATGAAGAACATTTACAGGGTCAGATGTGTAACACCAGGATCTTTTTGTCCACCCCCCTCTGCTAGTATCTGTGGATTACAGCGTGTTTAAGAGGAAAACTCAGTGCAATACAATACAAACACTGGTTGCAcatccctgcacacacagatggaacACAATATGTGAAAGACTTTTTTGACAACTACACACAATAAAGGAAATATTCACAACTGCAAACACTATTTCTGCCTCACACTATGACATAAGcacatttacaacaaaaaaatctggacaACTCTTGAATTTCTGCTCAGTTTCTTCTGCGACAAAAAGGAGTAGGGGGGGTTTAAGACGCTCTTTGATGACCTGAAAGGTTCTCTGTCTGAAGCACACTGAAGCTTTTACAGTGAAAGAGTCAGAAGACAAAGTCCATGTGGGACTCTAAAACCAGTCTGATCAGTAAATAATCAGAGTTTTATGAAAGCACTCACCAACAAGAAGTTCAATGTGAAAGGTTTGACTTTGAAGACTTATAAAGTGACAGGTGTAGTTTCCACTGTCCGCCACCGTAATATCTCTGATGGTTATGGAGGCGTCTCCGTGACTCAGTTCTTCTTCAAAATGTGAGACACGACCTTTGAACTGCTGATCTTGACCTACTATACCATTATTGAAATGAAGGCCACCCTCATACAGGAACACGTCCTTCTGACCATCTTTCCTCCACTCAAAGCGTTGTCCCACAATGCTCTTGTTGGTGCTGAGGAAGCAAGGTAACGTTACATCACTTCCTTCCATCACGCTGATGATCTTTGgccctgaaaaataaaaacatgtgtaaatcagtttgtttacatgcagaGTGATTAAGTTAAGACAGACGTGTGGATGTCTGTTGTTATAACAACATTTCAACTTATCATATAttaaaaccttttttgtttcttgaccTTGTCGACCGCATTTTCCTCAGCAAACCCTTTGTACTGTCAGACTGCAAATCTGCacctgtttatatatatatttataatattattcTGAAACTTATTCTCCAAGAACATTCACATTCTTCACTTTCAGTTAAATGATGCTGTTGTGAGACAAAAATGAAGGAGGATTTACCTCCTTCATTTACAGAAGAAGCAAAAACAGAAGCTCCACCATATGATCTGCTTCAAAAAGAGCTTTACTGAAATTAAAGAACCATCCAGAAcaatgtctctctgtctgtaactgaccataaccataaccataacaAATGGCTCCATACAGACAACACAAAAATCTTCATGGTCTCAGGTCTCAGAGTCCTTTGGCTTTcaacatttcctctctctctcctctttctgctgcGGCCTGTTCTTCTTCCATCAGTGTTTGCTTCACTGCTGAATTGCTCAGTGTCTCAGtctgcttcttcttcctcctcctcacagttCTTCACCTTCGCCCTGCTTTTCGAAACCACTGTACAGCCCAAGGACTGAACACCTGAGCTGGAGACAACCCAGAGGAGTCTGGCTCATCTGGAGCACAGGGCGGGGTCACATCATGAACCACAGAGGATCCACAAGTGACCAGGGGCCTCATGTACGAAGGACTGCGCAGCTTTCTTACTGAAAGATGGCGTATGCCCAAAACTGGGGAAAGTACGTACGCCCAGAAATTTTAAGATGTATAAATCCGTGCGTACATTTGTTCCTGCGCAGCTTTTCGTGATACATCCCGACTGACTTGGAATTGTGCGTAGCTGCCCGTGCCACTTGGGCCGCCTTGTCTCCTTCCATTAATAACTATGCAAATGAGTATAAATACGTTTCACCTTTTGTCCAAATAACAATGGCAAACACACCAGAAACttcaaaaatgaagaagaattAAACAGAATGTGAAATTGATGTACTTGTATCGGAGGTGGAGACAAggcaaaatattttatttggtGGTAGTAAAACACTACTACTCCGCAGGATCAATGAATCATGAGTTGAAACAGACCAACGTGAGACACTACATTTGTGAGACACATTTGCGCATCACAGATAACTTGCACGTTCTTAGAATGAAaatgcttcattcattcattatgcATTCATTCCTTCTTCATTATTAATGCATTCATTATCTGATGGTGCCCTTTTAGCACTGGCAAGACGCGACTCCTCCCAGTCTCCCTCTGTAACGGTGGGGCCAGTTCAGCGCAGGGATCCAGAAGGATCGCTCTCGGTAACATAATAAGTCAGTCGTCATCCTCGGTCCTGAAGACACGCTCCCCCCGAACTCTTCTATTGGCGATATCTTCTAATTGTGCCAAAGCTGCCATTGTTGCGCAATTACGCGCGACTTCACGCAGCCATTTATATGGCACGCATGTAACTGTCTACACCTTGTCGATTTTAGAACTTCTCACGTGATTTATTGTTAATTAGTATGATCATCCGACAGTGTTTTCTTCTCAGTGAGAATGAGAGTGCATTTCATTTCACGTGTGCGATGATTTTTGTACATCCCGACGTGTGCGTGGAACATTGGGTACCGTTAGTTCATGAGGCGGGTGAGGAGGGTGCAGGAGATGAGGCATCGAAAAGACGCTGTAATCAAAACCGTTACCTGCTGCCGTGGAGGCTCATGGCTCAGTATTGTTCTGTGCTAATCATTAGGATTCATATTACATCAAACAGTTTTCATTAATGAGGATGTGACGGTTGCGCGCGGTGTCGTAGTTTTGTGTCTCCACAGCCCCTAAGTTTAAAGTTTGTATCCTGTCAGAAAACTCAGAGTCTTTGGTTTTCTCACCGTCTTCAGCAGCAAACATTGTTCCAGACTGAGTCAGGACCCACAGACACACGAATTGCAGAAGCACCATAGCTGTCACTGTCGCCCAGTCACAAACCAATGCAGGAAGGTGGGCTGCCACTTGGTAGGTAAACAAAGCTGGAGTTTAAGTTGGCTGGACCTCCTCCTTTTTTTGGTGTTTATTAGCTAGTTGAAAAACCAGCTTAGAGGTGCATTGCCGCCACCGACTGGACCGGAGTGAAACAAGAGATTgtgcaaaaaagaaagaaagaaaaagattctTTTAGCTAAATCATAGCATAAATAATATCACCATATATCTTGTCTGCTGTTTCCCCAATAGagtagtaacagtaacagtaaaaatCCATGGTATTTCGACTGAAGAAGTTAATTTCCCTCAGTCTTGTATGCAAGCACCCAACTTGTACATGCTCCACTGtttctggttgtgtgtgtgcatttacaaGTTGGGTGCTTGCctattttatataatatatgGGTGTGTCCTTTATGACCTGTTCTCAGACGGATGATGGTAATTTCTTCCCTTTCATTTCCTGCCCTCCATCATCCCAGCACCAACATGTCTTAATGGTCTTTGAATATTACATAAATGTCTTCCGGTTTTATTGTCATCCTAGTACTCATCCCAGATTTGTAGCTCTGCTCGCTTACTTTTGAGTGTTTGTTTAGCCTGAATATCCACCTGCTTATTGAGCAGGAAGTCAAAAGAATCGTGTAGATATACCATCAGCTTGCAGCCTATACAGACTATTTCACTGACATCTGTCCTGTCTGATCTTTTAAGCACTGTACTTTTAAGTAGCTGTCAAATGCAGTGACAGTGTTAAGtatttccttctcctctgtccacTGCAGGGCCTGTAATATCATCATGTGTTATATACAGAGGTGATACTAGTGTCTCTCGAGTCCCTAGGGGGCCCTCCAACCAGCTTTCATCACCCttacataataaataatatgaataaataatgtgaaatgtaaacattttttatttcaaaagagCACATTGGCATCTCTCTCATACTCTCTCATAAGAGTATGAACATATAAAAACGTGcaatttaaaaatagaaaaagcagaacaaacaaaacaataacaacataaataattaaacaacTTACAATAACAAAAGAACTTCAAAAAACCTTTTTGTGTAATGACACACTAAGCTGCTCTGAGCTAAATTAACAGCTGTATTATACTCTACACTGTCttgctttcctttctcttcttcctcttttttcttctttctttcttttttttttttttttttttttttttgcttcggGAGGGATaacttctcttctttttctcaatGTCGCTCTCACCTGTGACAGGTGGGGGCCCCTTTAGGGGGTCTGCGACTGCCTACCACTGTCACTGCCTTAATGATTCAAAGTTGGTCAGTCTTCGGGGGGCCCCTTCTGGCCTGGGGCCCCCAAGCATTTGCCCGCCTTGCCTGTTTCCAAGCTGCGCCCCTTGTTATATACTGACAAATGCTCGTTACCGTTTTCCCTGGACGTCAGAACTGCCTTCCCTCCATTCTGTTGCTAGCATACATGCACGGTTGCTAGGGACGTTCGGTACCGGAAGAAAAATTGTGGGGTTTCCGGTCATCGATTCCAAAATAAATGTCGCTTGTGAATATATTTCAAAGAGCGAGGAGCAAAGGCACATTTAAACGGAAGCAGTATGTAAGAAATCAAATGGCATGAACGAAAAGAAAGACGCAATATCTAAACATATCATTGGAGGCCACCAGAAGGACTCGGAACACAGCAAATAGGCAGTGATAAAAGTTGTCGATCTATTATATATCACATAATTTATCCACAAAAACAGTCAATAAACCCACTCaccagctgtgtttgtttttccgaTGTATTAATTTTTTATTAGCGGTGTGTTCTTTTCTCCAGGAGTGGGTACCTCAGTGTTGCCATGTCCgtcaaggaaaagaaaaaaaaaacctcactttGATTGTGTTGCTATGCAACAGGTCAACAAAAACAGACGGGGAGGCTGCGGGAAGAGGCAGACATGTCGTCCAGTTACTCAGCAAATCAGGTGAGACGAATATCTGCCTTCTGACTGATAAAAATGGGGATCAGCAAACATTTATGCTGTCATGTTTCGCTCATACGCCCTGACCCTGACCCAGCTTACACTCTCCACCCTCAGTACGACAGCGCCTTCAAGTCGCAGAGGCTGCAGAACTGGTGTGAGGCTAAGCGCTTAGAAGAGGTAGAGCAGCTTAACGTTACATCAGCAGTCCTGTCCCGTTGTATCACACCAGCTGGATTTTCACTTTGCTGGGTAGTTTCAATAGTAGTACTGTCATCTGAAAATTTAATGAGAGACACGAGttaaggtcagtgtgtgtgtgtgtgtgtgtgtgtgagcagagaccCACTGCACAGGAGGGTCGCACCACCTTTATTGCCAATGACAGAGGACATCTGCTGCCAGGAGTGGTTAAGGTGAGTGCATAGCAAACATATAACTAGCTTTGTAAATGACtacacaaatatataatataaacataaatatatatatatatatatatatatatatatatatatatatatatatatatatatatatatagacatattttatttattttgctacAGAGAGGCAGTGCATGGCCAAACTTTAGGGGGACCTGGGATCTACCTGCTCGTATCCCAGCCCACCGCATCAACCCTACAGGCCGCTCTGTGGAGGGTCTAAACAGGCTGAAGTCCTGGGGCTTTGACCCACAACATGCTGGAAAGTCTCaaccacacagctgcagcagaaacgCTGACAGGCAGCAGGATGCTGTCAAACAGGTTAGGCCTGAAGTCTGAAACACGCTTTCTACAGGATATTCAGGAAGCTTCTCTATGAACTCCTGCCTTTTTTGGTCTCATCTTATCTCTTCATGAGATCTGTTTAAAGAGGAGGtactgttttcacacagtggATGATTCGTGGGCGTGATGGTCGTCACAGTTAACCACACTGTATAAAGTTCAAGCAGTTTCCTGGTAAAAGGCCTCACACAGGTTTGAGTAAAGACTCAAACCATCTTCACGCAACACGGAGTAAAATTACATGCTCCAGGACAAATACAGTGTTTCCCAACAATGCTACTGATCTGGTACTGTGAGCAGATCAGTACTGTTGCTGTGATTACATCCATCAGCAACTAATATTAAGagtaatacattttatttgtactgaacatttcattcaatttatttatttttataatcataacaagagaaatgaagcaaatattataaaaaaaaaaaaaaaatcagagtaaacacacagtgGCTGTGGGCAGGGGAGGGATCGAGTTCATGACACAATGAACAAGACAATGCATTCCTGAACAAAAAGGTTTACAGGCCAGATTctgggaataaaaaaaaaaaaaaaaggagtatgTGGTGCCTGCAGGTGGTGGGCCTCTCAGAGGTGGGGTCAGCTGAGCTGAAACCAGTCCACCATAATGTGGAGCTTGGCTCTGCAGATGAGAGGGACCACTCAAACATTTAATCTGAGGTTGGAGGGTTTAGAGCAACTATTTTCCACAAGTTTAAGATTTGTATGtgaaagtttaaaaacaaaataggtTTTTGGATGTTT
Coding sequences within it:
- the LOC121195097 gene encoding butyrophilin-like protein 10 encodes the protein MVLLQFVCLWVLTQSGTMFAAEDGPKIISVMEGSDVTLPCFLSTNKSIVGQRFEWRKDGQKDVFLYEGGLHFNNGIVGQDQQFKGRVSHFEEELSHGDASITIRDITVADSGNYTCHFISLQSQTFHIELLVVSAPMPIIRILGETKNGALLQCAVLGAFPRPSVQWKDGAGNILPAEEALVSERGGKYNIILQSTVSKTDFYRCAVTQEEISHQIYLETFVHVCG
- the cfap126 gene encoding protein Flattop isoform X1 → MGISKHLCCHVSLIRPDPDPAYTLHPQYDSAFKSQRLQNWCEAKRLEERPTAQEGRTTFIANDRGHLLPGVVKRGSAWPNFRGTWDLPARIPAHRINPTGRSVEGLNRLKSWGFDPQHAGKSQPHSCSRNADRQQDAVKQTEGDIQQDCPAPCSTSEAQPASQNLPVTGGERTASQNQDSRAAVAVSVAQSTEDKQATQAAGKDRPLSQCSAAEEEPAVRPAAGQETNSRPETGKRTPVSNVSERAASQGAPSSSKQRHRDAQQDQ